A part of Acropora palmata chromosome 6, jaAcrPala1.3, whole genome shotgun sequence genomic DNA contains:
- the LOC141883400 gene encoding G-protein coupled receptor 157-like: MQGTEANWLQNSTAPSISDSFRGNDLAHKIVVTLSAGLSLCGASVIIGTFIAWEDFRSVSRKILVYISMADFLIAAGNLLGFWIHHAQLSSKNDFFNKLCEGQSFVTSTASLWSFFWTVYLAIFLYMVVVKKQRMIAEKSMTIFHFFAWGIPLALVGTALGFQKLSTRPDSKYTSGWCWVPSDMGPSDQALWILVLGKAWEIAAYVLIFVFFFTLKYHIRKVLYNTGHLQSQNSVENAWKAEKRLTFVPVVFVLLRMWGTIRFFLYRYGGLIPSSWFTRALLYLHGIGDNSQGSANFLLFCLFTERFQSHVNNFAHSVVFNCREACSYSKTKSVRFQDEEEMICSTQETRLIEKDDSHKTYEAC, translated from the exons ATGCAAGGAACAGAAGCGAATTGGCTTCAAAACTCAACGGCACCCTCGATTAGCGATTCGTTCAGAGGAAATGATTTGGCTCACAAAATAGTGGTCACTCTTTCAGCGGGTCTCTCGTTATGCGGGGCTTCTGTTATCATCGGCACGTTTATCGCTTGGGAGGATTTCAGATCGGTTTCGAGAAAAATTCTGGTTTACATTTCCATGGCTGATTTCCTAATTGCTGCCGGTAATTTGCTTGGTTTCTGGATTCATCACGCACAGCTCAGCTCTAAGAACGACTTTTTCAACAAACTTTGCGAAGGTCAAAGTTTTGTTACGTCAACCGCCTCATTATGGTCGTTCTTCTGGACAGTATATCTTGCTATCTTCTTATACATGGTCGTGGTAAAGAAACAGCGCATGATTGCTGAAAAGTCTATGACAATCTTCCACTTCTTTGCTTGGGGAATTCCATTGGCACTCGTGGGAACTGCTCTGGGCTTTCAGAAATTAAGCACACGGCCTGACTCAAAATACACAAGTGGCTGGTGTTGGGTCCCTTCAGACATGGGGCCTTCAGATCAAGCACTTTGGATTTTGGTATTGGGGAAGGCTTGGGAGATCGCCGCTTATGtccttatttttgttttcttcttcactttgaaGTATCATATTCGAAAG GTGCTTTACAACACAGGGCACTTGCAATCACAGAATTCAGTAGAGAATGCCTGGAAGGCAGAAAAAAGGCTGACATTTGTCCCTGTTGTATTTGTCCTGTTACGTATGTGGGGAACAATCCgcttttttttgtatagaTACGGAGGTTTAATACCTTCTTCATGGTTTACCAGAGCGCTACTTTATCTCCAT GGAATTGGGGACAACAGCCAAGGATCTGCCAActtcttgttgttttgccttttcacTGAAAGATTCCAGAGTCATGTTAACAACTTCGCCCATAGTGTTGTTTTCAACTGCAGGGAAGCTTGTTCgtattcaaaaacaaaatcagtgCGATTTCAAGATGAGGAAGAGATGATATGCAGTACACAGGAGACTCGTTTGATTGAGAAAGATGACAGTCACAAGACATACGAGGCCTGTTGA
- the LOC141883398 gene encoding WD repeat-containing protein 55-like: MTETYNSSPFSFDELVHIFHYLPPESLAKCSQVCRDWCQAAQVGSLWKRHCLQRWNFCHLGKLKPGERTWKRYFVARDKIETGVATGRPGLDYVCKTLRGHNSQVTDVVFLTTNGIYDEEIVDNNAYPIIASCSQDKSVCVWNVREGKSLWRKWSHEASVTSLEVIAHNSIFASGDVEGRIKLWEVSSGVPTALQGSHADVITTMQCGNNVIGKDQGDCSSRLLMVGFRDGCVKMWDTRITANPQLELMGQFGLSYLKLQADHLLATGSRFESTTKMFDIRYLVPDSWKGPELRSLRHPSDATVSCLCWVPTKQNHLIVGYNNGDIVLWNGNNGQLVHCFKGHAGDVSCVCSLESTAVSAGHDHTVCLWDLNSLENVQIHKDHIGPVTGLYVDAYRAISCSRDYSIRTYCWTRTGSSSSRSLDSKYTLLGGSLQRAGNGFEKVVCDYSACVGMANDVLKAYSFQM; the protein is encoded by the exons ATGACGGAAACGTATAATTCAAGTCCGTTTTCCTTCGATGAACTTGTCCATATCTTCCATTACCTTCCACCAGAGAGTTTAGCGAAATGTTCTCAAGTTTGTAGAGATTGGTGCCAAGCGGCCCAAGTTGGCTCCTTGTGGAAGAGGCATTGTTTACAGCGATGGAATTTTTGCCACCTGGGAAAACTGAAACCTG GTGAGAGGACATGGAAAAGATATTTCGTTGCCCGTGATAAGATTGAGACAGGAGTAGCCACTGGAAGGCCAGGCCTTGATTATGTTTGCAAAACCCTTCGTGGTCACAACAGTCAAGTCACAGATGTAGTTTTCCTTACAACCAATGGTATTTATGATGAGGAAATAGTAGATAACAATGCCTATCCCATCATTGCAAGCTGCAGTCAAGACAAATCAGTTTGTGTCTGGAATGTGAGAGAGGGAAAGAGCTTGTGGAGGAAGTGGTCCCACGAAGCTTCAGTCACATCTCTAGAAGTGATTGCCCATAATTCAATATTCGCAAGCGGTGATGTTGAAGGAAGAATCAAGCTATGGGAGGTGAGTAGTGGAGTTCCTACTGCATTACAAGGAAGCCATGCTGATGTCATAACTACAATGCAATGTGGAAACAATGTGATAGGGAAAGATCAAGGCGATTGTAGTAGTCGTCTTCTTATGGTTGGGTTCAGAGATGGTTGTGTAAAGATGTGGGACACTAGAATCACAGCAAACCCACAGCTTGAGCTGATGGGCCAATTTGGTTTGAGTTACTTGAAGCTTCAAGCAGATCACTTGCTTGCCACAGGATCCAGGTTTGAAAGCACTACCAAGATGTTCGATATTCGATACCTGGTACCAGATAGCTGGAAAGGGCCCGAGCTTCGTTCCCTTCGGCATCCATCAGATGCAACAGTCAGTTGTTTGTGCTGGGTGCCCACAAAGCAAAATCATCTCATTGTTGGATACAACAATGGCGACATTGTGCTCTGGAATGGCAACAATGGGCAGCTAGTGCATTGCTTTAAAGGCCATGCGGGGGATGTGTCTTGTGTGTGCAGTTTAGAATCAACTGCAGTTAGTGCTGGGCATGATCATACTGTTTGCCTGTGGGATTTGAATTCCCTAGAAAATGTACAAATCCACAAGGACCATATAGGACCAGTGACTGGGCTCTATGTGGATGCCTATCGTGCCATATCTTGCTCGCGAGATTACTCAATTAGGACATATTGCTGGACAAGGACAGGGTCATCATCCTCTAGATCTTTAGACAGTAAATACACTTTACTTGGGGGTTCTTTGCAAAGAGCTGGAAATGGTTTTGAAAAAGTAGTTTGTGACTATTCTGCTTGTGTCGGAATGGCTAATGATGTTCTCAAGGCCTATTCTTTTCAAATGTAA
- the LOC141883401 gene encoding nuclear migration protein nudC-like: MTDTNSEKFDAMLLAIAQQCDGITELLDVFFGFLQRKTDFFTGAGKTEAEKIVITKFREHQKKVEEKKEKERKEAEALKAAKAKREAEKEAEPKIQEVTDEEAERIKKEEEMKKQKAEEMAEKSKNDTDSEDKKSEEPKKAEGSDDEEDEDAKGKMKPNSGNGADLPNYKWIQTLSEVEVRVPLNARFRVKGRDVVVDIQQAHLKVGLKGHPPIVDGDLPKKVKVEECSWVLQDGKDVVISLEKVNKMEWWSQLVITDPEINTKKVQPENSKLGDLDDETRGMVEKMMFDQRQKAMGLPTSDEQKKQDVLKKFMEQHPEMDFSKAKFS, encoded by the exons ATGACCGACACAAATTCAGAGAAATTTGATGCCATGCTGCTGGCAATTGCTCAGCAGTGCGACGGAATTACAGAG TTGCTGGACGTGTTCTTCGGAtttctgcaaagaaaaacagacttCTTTACTGGAGCCGGTAAAACCGAGGCAGAGAAAATTGTGATCACCAAGTTTAGAGAGCATCAGAAAAAAGTTGAAGAG aaaaaggagaaagaaagaaaggaagctgaagctttaaaagcagCCAAAGCCAAAAGAGAAGCTGAGAAAGAAGCTGAGCCAAAGATTCAGGAGGTTACAGACGAAGAGGCGgaaagaataaagaaagaagaggaaatgaagaaacaaaaagctgAAGAGATGGCTGAGAAGAGTAAAAATGATACTGATTCAGAAGACAAAAAGAGTGAAGAG cCTAAAAAGGCGGAAGGTTCCGATGATGAGGAAGATGAAGATGCAAAGGGaaaaatgaaaccaaattcAGGAAATGGAGCTGATCTTCCTAACTACAAATGGATACAG ACGCTCTCTGAAGTTGAG GTGAGAGTTCCATTGAATGCCAGATTCAGGGTGAAAGGACGTGACGTTGTGGTGGATATACAGCAAGCT catTTGAAGGTCGGTCTAAAGGGACATCCTCCTATTGTTGATGGAGATCTCCCGAAGAAG GTGAAAGTTGAAGAGTGCTCGTGGGTCTTACAAGATGGAAAGGATGTGGTTATCTCTCTTGAAAAA GTAAATAAAATGGAGTGGTGGTCACAATTGGTAATCACAGATCCAGAAATAAACACGAAAAAGGTTCAACCGGAGAACTCCAAG CTTGGTGATTTGGATGATGAAACAAGAGGGATGGTGGAAAAAATGATGTTTGATCAAAGACAAAAAGCT ATGGGATTACCAACATCAGATGAACAGAAGAAACAAGATGTCCTTAAAAA GTTTATGGAACAGCATCCCGAGATGGACTTCTCAAAAGCTAAATTCTCCTAA